The DNA region TCCTCGTCCTGACCAAAGGCGGCCAGCCGCAGGAACCTGCGCGGGTCCATGCCTTCCAGGCCGGAGGCCGGGCAGCCGTTCACGCAGGCGCCGCAGGTCATACACATGGACAGATTGCCGCCCTGGGGCAAGGCCGCGGCGGCCAGCTCCATGACCTCGGAGCGGTGCGCCGGCGTCAACGTTCGGGCGTGTTCCACCATGGCGTCCTCCATGGATGCTATGATTGTTGCGCTCCGGGGCAGGAACTCCGGAGCGCTTCATCACCTATGCGTCGGCAGGCGCTTCATGCTCTTCGGAGGTCACGGCGCCGGTCTGGTCGTACATCAGGCCGCAACGCATATCGAAGTGCTTGTTCACGCTCATGGTCGGGCAGGCCGAGTTCAGGGAGACCTGCGTGACCGTGGAACCGAGGAAGGCCTTCTCGGGGTCCGTCTCCTTGGAGTGGTGGGCCATGATGATGATATCGGCCTCCTTCATCCGCGCGAGCTTGAGGATCTCCATGGAGGGCTTGCCCTCCCAGCACTCGTACTCGCACTCCGCGATGCCGCGCAGGCGATGCTCATACTCCTCCTTGAGCCGCTTCTTGATATCGGTGATGCGCAGTTCGACCTCCTGCTGGTCGAGCTGCCCGCTGATCCCTTCGATATCCAGGGCGTGGAACATGGTGAGGGCGGACTTGTATTGCCGGGCCATCTGGCCGCCGTAGTTCACGGCGCAGTCGGCCTGGTCGGAGAAGTCCGTGGCTACCACCACGCGCAGGAAGTTGGTTTCGACGTCGCACAGCGGCCGGGACACGATCATCACCGGGCAGCGGGCCCGCTGGCTGACGCGTTCCAGGGTGCTGCCAGTCATGCCCCACATGCGGGAGCGGCGCTCGGCGTGCTCCTTGGTGTGCGGTCCCAGCACGATGAGATCGGAGTTCACCTTGCGCGCCGTACGCAGAAGCTCTGCGTGCGGCATGCCGGGCACCACCATGATCTCAAAGTGCTCCAGGTCCTGCAGCCGCGGTCCGTAGTACTCCTGGATCTGCTCACGGAGACGGCCGGTCTCGCCGCTGCCTTCGAGGTAGCGAATCTCGCCCCAGCCCTGGGCCGCGCCGGCCACATGGACCAGGTAGAGCTTGGCGTCGAAGCGCTTGGCGAACCCGACGGCCGCGTTCACGGCGCACTCGTCCACTCCGGAAGGCGTCACACCGACAACGATGTCCTTAAACATGGTACACCCCCTTGCTGAAAGGGTTTCGACATCGGGTCTCAGGCCTCCTCGA from Oceanidesulfovibrio marinus includes:
- a CDS encoding universal stress protein, with the protein product MFKDIVVGVTPSGVDECAVNAAVGFAKRFDAKLYLVHVAGAAQGWGEIRYLEGSGETGRLREQIQEYYGPRLQDLEHFEIMVVPGMPHAELLRTARKVNSDLIVLGPHTKEHAERRSRMWGMTGSTLERVSQRARCPVMIVSRPLCDVETNFLRVVVATDFSDQADCAVNYGGQMARQYKSALTMFHALDIEGISGQLDQQEVELRITDIKKRLKEEYEHRLRGIAECEYECWEGKPSMEILKLARMKEADIIIMAHHSKETDPEKAFLGSTVTQVSLNSACPTMSVNKHFDMRCGLMYDQTGAVTSEEHEAPADA